In Curtobacterium sp. MCPF17_002, one genomic interval encodes:
- a CDS encoding prephenate dehydrogenase → MTDPTPLYAEPDIDRRLRGPVRIVGTGLLGASIGLALREKGVDVVLDDVSPAALALAVDYGAGRHPAPGDAPELVVVAVPPDVVATVVGRELAAWPDAVVTDVASVKSGPLASLVAAGADVSRYIGSHPMAGRERSGPTAARADLFVGRPWVVAGHDGITYQRAALVEDLALDVGATVVPMDPRSHDLAVAYVSHAPQLVSTLMASRLRDAPEGSLELAGGGVRDVTRIAASDPGLWVQIIGANAGNIRPVLADLRDDLDRVLEALDDPSASGSPRALAETIAAGNRGVERLPGKHGTTRRFAQVVVLVDDTPGQIAALLTFIGEIGINLEDMRLEHSPGAPIGIVEVSVVPEQEQRLVEELEGRGWRIAAAWA, encoded by the coding sequence GTGACCGACCCCACGCCCCTGTACGCCGAACCGGACATCGACCGGCGGCTGCGGGGACCCGTGCGCATCGTCGGCACCGGCCTGCTCGGTGCGTCCATCGGCCTCGCGCTCCGCGAGAAGGGTGTCGACGTCGTCCTCGACGACGTGTCGCCTGCCGCGCTGGCGCTCGCCGTGGACTACGGCGCCGGCCGTCACCCCGCTCCGGGCGACGCGCCGGAGCTCGTCGTGGTGGCGGTCCCGCCGGACGTCGTGGCGACGGTCGTCGGACGCGAGCTCGCGGCCTGGCCGGACGCCGTGGTGACCGACGTCGCCAGCGTGAAGTCCGGCCCCCTGGCCAGCCTCGTCGCGGCCGGCGCCGACGTCAGCCGGTACATCGGGTCGCACCCGATGGCCGGTCGTGAGCGCAGCGGCCCGACCGCGGCCCGCGCCGACCTGTTCGTCGGCCGCCCGTGGGTGGTCGCCGGGCACGACGGCATCACCTACCAGCGCGCCGCGCTGGTCGAGGACCTGGCCCTCGACGTCGGTGCGACGGTGGTCCCGATGGACCCGCGGTCGCACGACCTCGCGGTGGCCTACGTCTCGCACGCGCCGCAGCTCGTCTCCACGCTGATGGCGTCACGGTTGCGCGACGCCCCCGAGGGCTCGCTCGAGCTCGCCGGCGGCGGTGTCCGCGACGTCACGCGCATCGCCGCGAGCGACCCCGGGCTCTGGGTGCAGATCATCGGCGCGAACGCCGGCAACATCCGGCCGGTGCTCGCCGACCTCCGCGACGACCTCGACCGCGTGCTCGAAGCACTCGACGACCCGTCGGCGTCCGGCTCGCCCCGTGCCCTGGCCGAGACGATCGCGGCGGGCAACCGCGGCGTCGAACGGCTGCCGGGCAAGCACGGCACCACCAGGCGTTTCGCCCAGGTGGTCGTCCTCGTGGACGACACCCCCGGGCAGATCGCCGCACTCCTCACGTTCATCGGGGAGATCGGCATCAACCTCGAGGACATGCGCCTCGAGCACTCACCGGGCGCACCGATCGGCATCGTCGAGGTGTCGGTCGTGCCCGAGCAGGAACAGCGGCTCGTCGAGGAACTCGAGGGCCGCGGATGGAGGATCGCAGCAGCATGGGCCTGA
- the cmk gene encoding (d)CMP kinase — translation MPAGLADGAYVAKTVIAVDGPAGSGKSSVSRAAARALGFGYQDTGAAYRALAWHVLQQRVDLDDASAVLASWDTFDYAIGTDPDAYFVRVGETDVTDAIRTPEVTGAVAHIAKLPDVRKRLVQLFRTVMRKADAPGIITEGRDITTVVAPDAEVRILLTADESVRMARRAAEVTTQSAAETSAALARRDAADAKVVDFMNAADGVTTLDSTDLDFDQTVQAVVDLARAATH, via the coding sequence ATGCCGGCCGGCCTGGCCGACGGCGCCTACGTCGCCAAGACCGTCATCGCCGTCGACGGCCCCGCCGGCAGCGGCAAGTCCAGCGTCTCCCGTGCGGCGGCGCGCGCGCTCGGGTTCGGGTACCAGGACACCGGTGCCGCCTACCGTGCCCTCGCCTGGCACGTCCTGCAGCAGCGGGTCGACCTCGACGACGCGTCGGCGGTGCTCGCGAGCTGGGACACGTTCGACTACGCCATCGGCACCGACCCCGACGCCTACTTCGTCCGGGTGGGGGAGACCGACGTGACCGACGCCATCCGGACCCCCGAGGTGACCGGTGCCGTGGCCCACATCGCCAAGCTCCCCGACGTGCGGAAGCGCCTCGTCCAGCTCTTCCGCACGGTGATGCGGAAGGCCGACGCCCCGGGCATCATCACCGAGGGACGGGACATCACGACCGTCGTCGCTCCCGACGCCGAAGTCCGGATCCTGCTGACGGCCGACGAGTCCGTTAGAATGGCACGGCGTGCGGCCGAGGTCACGACCCAGTCCGCCGCCGAGACCTCTGCCGCACTCGCTCGTCGCGACGCGGCGGACGCGAAGGTCGTCGACTTCATGAACGCCGCCGACGGCGTCACGACGCTCGACTCCACCGACCTCGACTTCGACCAGACCGTGCAGGCGGTCGTCGACCTGGCCCGCGCGGCCACGCACTGA
- the der gene encoding ribosome biogenesis GTPase Der encodes MAQLDNDHDDFPQYDDALGERLAGLDEAEAEQRATALRAGLEDYELDEEDVALLEAGQLGEDGITYLPAYPVLAIVGRPNVGKSALVNRILGRREAVVQDVPGVTRDRVSYKADWNDKRFTLVDTGGWEPDAQGINASVAAQAEVAIDLADAVLFVVDVTVGITATDEHVVKMLRGTDRPVIVVANKSDDDRRDLDAYELWNLGLGEPHPVSALHGRGVADLLDLIIKTLPDTSAVAKQEVGGPRRVAILGRPNVGKSSLLNKAAGEERVVVNDLAGTTRDPVDEQIELGGKVWRFVDTAGIRKRVHLQQGADFYASLRTTAALEKAEVAVVVLDVTEPISVQDLRIIDLVLESGRALVLAYNKWDLLDDERRRYLEREIEQDLAHVAWAPRVNMSARTGRHLEKLVPALETALESWDTRIPTGKVNAFIAELVQEHPHPVRGGKQPRILFGTQASSQPPTFVLFTTGFLDPQYRRFITRRLREVWGFSGTPINVNMRVRERRKR; translated from the coding sequence ATGGCGCAGCTCGACAACGACCACGACGACTTCCCCCAGTACGACGACGCGCTCGGTGAGCGCCTCGCCGGACTCGACGAGGCCGAGGCCGAGCAGCGGGCGACCGCGCTCCGCGCCGGGCTCGAGGACTACGAGCTCGACGAGGAAGACGTCGCCCTGCTCGAAGCCGGTCAGCTCGGCGAAGACGGCATCACCTACCTGCCGGCGTACCCGGTACTCGCGATCGTCGGTCGCCCGAACGTCGGCAAGTCGGCGCTCGTCAACCGGATCCTCGGTCGGCGCGAGGCCGTCGTGCAGGACGTCCCCGGCGTCACGCGCGACCGCGTCTCGTACAAGGCCGACTGGAACGACAAGCGGTTCACCCTCGTCGACACCGGCGGCTGGGAGCCGGACGCGCAGGGCATCAACGCCTCCGTGGCCGCACAGGCCGAGGTCGCGATCGACCTCGCCGACGCCGTGCTCTTCGTCGTCGACGTCACGGTCGGCATCACCGCCACGGACGAGCACGTCGTGAAGATGCTCCGCGGCACCGACCGTCCGGTCATCGTCGTCGCGAACAAGTCCGACGACGACCGCCGCGACCTCGACGCGTACGAGCTGTGGAACCTCGGCCTCGGCGAACCGCACCCGGTGTCGGCGCTGCACGGCCGTGGCGTCGCGGACCTCCTCGACCTCATCATCAAGACGCTGCCGGACACCTCCGCCGTCGCCAAGCAAGAAGTCGGCGGACCCCGCCGTGTGGCGATCCTCGGCCGTCCGAACGTCGGCAAGAGCTCGCTGCTCAACAAGGCCGCGGGCGAAGAGCGCGTCGTCGTGAACGACCTCGCCGGCACCACCCGCGACCCGGTGGACGAGCAGATCGAGCTGGGCGGCAAGGTCTGGCGCTTCGTCGACACCGCCGGCATCCGGAAGCGCGTGCACCTGCAGCAGGGTGCGGACTTCTACGCCTCGCTCCGCACCACGGCCGCGCTCGAGAAGGCCGAGGTCGCCGTCGTCGTCCTCGACGTCACCGAGCCGATCTCCGTGCAGGACCTCCGCATCATCGACCTCGTCCTCGAGTCCGGTCGTGCGCTCGTCCTGGCCTACAACAAGTGGGACCTGCTCGACGACGAGCGCCGCCGCTACCTCGAGCGCGAGATCGAGCAGGACCTCGCGCACGTCGCGTGGGCCCCGCGCGTGAACATGTCCGCTCGGACCGGTCGTCACCTCGAGAAGCTCGTGCCGGCGCTCGAGACCGCGCTCGAGTCGTGGGACACCCGCATCCCGACCGGCAAGGTCAACGCCTTCATCGCCGAACTCGTGCAGGAGCACCCGCACCCGGTCCGCGGCGGCAAGCAGCCCCGCATCCTGTTCGGCACGCAGGCGTCGAGCCAGCCGCCGACGTTCGTGCTCTTCACGACCGGCTTCCTCGACCCGCAGTACCGACGGTTCATCACCCGTCGACTCCGCGAGGTCTGGGGCTTCTCGGGCACGCCGATCAACGTCAACATGCGCGTGCGGGAGCGCCGCAAGCGCTGA
- a CDS encoding oxidoreductase, translating into MTDTTLPGGTYRLADDLELTRVGYGAMQLAGRGVMGPPADRDEAIRVLRTVVELGITHIDTSDYYGPHVTNEIIREALYPYPDGLHIVTKVGARRDADGGWPHAREPHELVEQVHDNLRNLGLEQLDVVNLRMGGFDAPQPGSIAPQVEALAELQQQGLIKHLGLSTVDAEQLAEAQTIAPVVCVQNLYNLARREDEAMLELTASQGIAYVPYFPLGGFSPIQSGALDTVAARLGVSRLTVALAWLLQRSPNVLLIPGTSSVAHLRDNVAAAGFTLPADALEELDAIGTAA; encoded by the coding sequence ATGACCGACACGACCCTCCCCGGCGGCACGTACCGCCTCGCCGACGACCTCGAGCTCACCCGCGTCGGGTACGGCGCCATGCAGCTGGCTGGCCGCGGCGTGATGGGGCCGCCCGCCGACCGCGACGAGGCCATCCGCGTCCTCCGCACCGTCGTCGAGCTCGGGATCACCCACATCGACACGTCGGACTACTACGGTCCCCACGTCACGAACGAGATCATCCGCGAGGCCCTCTACCCCTACCCGGACGGCCTCCACATCGTCACGAAGGTCGGCGCCCGGCGTGACGCCGACGGCGGATGGCCGCACGCCCGCGAGCCGCACGAGCTCGTCGAGCAGGTGCACGACAACCTGCGGAACCTCGGCCTCGAGCAGCTCGACGTCGTGAACCTCCGCATGGGTGGGTTCGACGCGCCGCAGCCGGGCAGCATCGCGCCCCAGGTCGAGGCGCTCGCGGAACTCCAGCAGCAGGGGCTCATCAAGCACCTCGGCCTGTCCACGGTGGACGCGGAACAGCTCGCCGAAGCGCAGACCATCGCGCCCGTCGTGTGCGTGCAGAACCTGTACAACCTGGCTCGGCGCGAGGACGAGGCCATGCTCGAGCTCACGGCCAGCCAGGGCATCGCCTACGTGCCGTACTTCCCGCTCGGTGGCTTCTCACCGATCCAGTCCGGCGCGCTCGACACCGTCGCGGCGCGGCTCGGTGTGTCCCGGCTGACGGTCGCCCTGGCGTGGCTGCTCCAGCGGTCGCCGAACGTGCTCCTCATCCCGGGGACGTCGTCGGTGGCGCACCTCCGGGACAACGTCGCCGCGGCGGGCTTCACCCTGCCGGCGGACGCACTCGAGGAACTCGACGCGATCGGCACCGCCGCGTAG
- a CDS encoding RecQ family ATP-dependent DNA helicase, with protein MSRPVSPPPAVSPSAEIAAEAQQALAALTGRPDAVFHPGQLEAISALVEHRQRALVVQRTGWGKSAVYFLATLLLRRRGGGPTVLVSPLLALMRDQVAAAARAGVRAVSINSANAHEWADTQAALARDEVDVLLVSPERLNNPKFRDEQMPKLIARMGMLVVDEAHCISDWGHDFRPDYRRLAELIRSLPHGVPVLATTATANERVVEDVAEQLTAGPADPVFTIRGSLARASLRLGVLTLPDARQRLGWLLAHLGDLPGSGIIYTLTVSAAEDIARLLRENGHAVRAYTGRTDNDEREQLEQQLKGNELKALVATSALGMGFDKPDLGFVVHVGAPSSPVAYYQQIGRAGRATDNADVLLLPGREDREIWQYFASASMPTQERATAVLQALSTDTAMSTVALEGLVDIKRSTLELLLKVLDVDGAVRRVTGGWVATGQPWEYDAPRYERVAAARAAEARSMLDYESTTQCRMQLLQQDLDDPSAEPCGRCDNCAGAWFPTAVSDTDASGAAAALDKVGVEIAPRAQWPSGMSALGVAVRGKIGPDDLVQPGRAVARLTDLGWGGPLRTLFAAATPDGPITRELVDGCVRALKDWPWDVRPTGVVAMSSRSRPELVASLAQALSTIGRLQFLGTLGRTGGTPRGDGATNSAYRLSGVWDTFHVGLELAATLQSHEGPVLLVDDLVDSRWTMTVAGRELRRAGASAVLPFALATVA; from the coding sequence ATGTCCCGACCCGTGTCACCTCCTCCCGCCGTCTCGCCGTCCGCCGAGATCGCCGCCGAGGCACAGCAGGCGCTCGCTGCGCTCACGGGCCGGCCCGACGCGGTGTTCCACCCGGGGCAGCTCGAGGCCATCTCGGCCCTCGTCGAGCACCGGCAGCGCGCCCTCGTCGTGCAGCGCACCGGATGGGGCAAGTCCGCCGTGTACTTCCTGGCGACCCTGCTGCTGCGCCGACGCGGTGGCGGACCGACAGTGCTCGTGTCGCCGCTCCTGGCGCTCATGCGCGACCAGGTCGCCGCTGCCGCCCGGGCCGGCGTCCGCGCCGTGTCGATCAACTCCGCGAACGCGCACGAGTGGGCCGACACGCAGGCCGCGCTCGCCCGTGACGAGGTGGACGTGCTCCTGGTCTCCCCCGAACGGCTCAACAACCCGAAGTTCCGCGACGAGCAGATGCCGAAGCTCATCGCCCGGATGGGGATGCTCGTCGTCGACGAAGCGCACTGCATCTCCGACTGGGGCCACGACTTCCGCCCCGACTACCGCCGCCTCGCCGAGCTCATCCGGTCGCTCCCGCACGGCGTGCCCGTCCTCGCCACCACCGCGACGGCGAACGAGCGCGTGGTCGAGGACGTCGCCGAACAGCTCACCGCCGGCCCGGCCGACCCGGTGTTCACGATCCGCGGGTCGCTGGCGCGGGCATCGCTCCGCCTCGGGGTGCTGACGCTCCCCGACGCCCGGCAGCGGCTCGGGTGGCTGCTCGCCCACCTCGGCGACCTGCCCGGCAGCGGGATCATCTACACGCTCACCGTCTCCGCGGCCGAGGACATCGCACGACTCCTGCGCGAGAACGGGCACGCCGTCCGCGCCTACACGGGCCGGACCGACAACGACGAGCGCGAACAGCTCGAGCAGCAGCTCAAGGGCAACGAGCTGAAGGCGCTCGTCGCCACGAGCGCGCTCGGCATGGGGTTCGACAAGCCCGACCTCGGGTTCGTCGTGCACGTCGGCGCTCCGTCGTCCCCGGTCGCCTACTACCAGCAGATCGGTCGTGCAGGCCGTGCGACCGACAACGCCGACGTGCTCCTGCTGCCCGGGCGTGAGGACCGCGAGATCTGGCAGTACTTCGCCAGCGCCTCGATGCCCACCCAGGAGCGCGCGACGGCCGTGCTGCAGGCGCTGTCCACCGACACGGCGATGTCCACCGTCGCGCTCGAGGGACTCGTCGACATCAAGCGGTCGACCCTCGAACTGCTCCTCAAGGTGCTCGACGTCGACGGTGCCGTCCGCCGGGTCACCGGTGGCTGGGTCGCCACCGGGCAGCCGTGGGAGTACGACGCGCCCCGGTACGAGCGGGTCGCCGCGGCCCGCGCCGCCGAGGCCCGTTCGATGCTCGACTACGAGTCCACCACGCAGTGCCGGATGCAGCTCCTGCAGCAGGACCTCGACGACCCGTCGGCGGAGCCCTGCGGCCGGTGCGACAACTGCGCGGGCGCCTGGTTCCCGACCGCGGTGTCCGACACCGACGCGTCCGGCGCCGCTGCCGCGCTCGACAAGGTCGGGGTCGAGATCGCTCCCCGCGCGCAGTGGCCGTCGGGCATGTCCGCGCTCGGCGTGGCCGTCCGCGGCAAGATCGGTCCCGACGACCTCGTGCAGCCCGGCCGTGCCGTCGCCCGCCTCACCGACCTGGGGTGGGGCGGCCCCCTCCGGACGCTGTTCGCCGCCGCGACGCCGGACGGCCCGATCACGCGCGAGCTCGTCGACGGCTGTGTCCGCGCACTCAAGGACTGGCCGTGGGACGTCCGGCCGACCGGGGTCGTGGCGATGTCCTCACGGTCCCGCCCCGAACTCGTCGCCTCGCTCGCCCAGGCGCTGTCGACGATCGGACGGCTGCAGTTCCTCGGCACCCTCGGTCGGACCGGCGGCACGCCGCGCGGTGACGGCGCGACGAACAGCGCCTACCGGCTCTCCGGCGTGTGGGACACCTTCCATGTCGGCCTCGAGCTGGCGGCCACCCTGCAGTCGCACGAGGGGCCCGTGCTGCTGGTGGACGACCTCGTCGACAGCCGGTGGACGATGACCGTCGCCGGACGGGAGCTCCGGCGTGCCGGGGCCTCGGCGGTGCTGCCGTTCGCCCTGGCGACCGTCGCCTGA
- a CDS encoding endonuclease/exonuclease/phosphatase family protein — MPDDDRPLIGSVQPPELHCMTLNVRRRVPRPSGHPDAWERRRDAVVALVTSEAPTVLAVQEALPTQADDLTAALGSRWDPVLVGRDADGGGEQVGLFLDRQRLEVLERRSWALSRTPHRAGSRSWGTAFPRHVVGAVLRDRATGVRFTALATHLDVLSPWARLRSAELLGRIVRERGLPAVVLADWNSPAGSAPWRALAEAGVVDSSSRASRQIGDHVGTYPHYATPRVGGRRIDGVLVTADGAVDRVAVNVRRPGGVWPSDHAAVQAVVEWTSRERAS, encoded by the coding sequence ATGCCCGACGACGACCGCCCGCTCATCGGATCGGTGCAGCCGCCCGAGCTGCACTGCATGACGCTCAACGTCCGGCGCCGTGTCCCGCGGCCGTCGGGCCACCCCGATGCGTGGGAGCGCCGACGGGACGCCGTGGTCGCGCTCGTCACCTCCGAAGCACCCACCGTCCTCGCCGTCCAGGAGGCGCTGCCCACCCAGGCGGACGACCTCACCGCCGCCCTCGGGTCGCGCTGGGACCCCGTGCTCGTCGGTCGCGATGCCGACGGCGGCGGCGAGCAGGTCGGGCTGTTCCTGGACCGTCAGCGCCTCGAGGTCCTGGAACGCCGGTCGTGGGCGCTGTCCCGCACCCCGCACCGTGCGGGGTCGCGGTCGTGGGGCACCGCGTTCCCCCGGCACGTCGTCGGGGCCGTCCTCCGCGACCGCGCCACCGGCGTCCGGTTCACGGCGCTCGCGACACACCTCGACGTCCTCTCCCCGTGGGCCCGACTGCGGTCCGCGGAGCTCCTCGGACGCATCGTCCGGGAACGCGGCCTGCCCGCCGTCGTGCTCGCGGACTGGAACAGTCCCGCCGGCTCCGCACCCTGGCGAGCACTCGCGGAGGCGGGCGTCGTCGACAGCTCCAGCCGCGCCTCCAGGCAGATCGGCGACCACGTCGGGACGTACCCGCACTACGCGACGCCGCGCGTCGGCGGCCGGCGCATCGACGGGGTCCTCGTCACCGCGGACGGGGCCGTCGACCGGGTCGCGGTGAACGTCCGACGGCCCGGGGGCGTGTGGCCCTCCGACCACGCCGCCGTCCAAGCCGTGGTCGAGTGGACGTCTCGGGAGCGGGCGTCGTGA
- a CDS encoding class I SAM-dependent methyltransferase: MSGAAHFDGRAADYARARPPYPPALWKRVQETGLLEPGRRAVDLGAGTGQATGPLLTAGLDVVAVEPGPNLAALLQQSSPQARVVVATAEDVPLEADSFDLAVVATAVHWMDLSIVLPKVHRALREDGRLLVWRNVFGDPAAPTTPFRERVAEIVRRRPTPPRPGDAEDAPATARSLTRSGLFRVEDMSGFRWDVQLDDDQVRLLFSTFSDWSPAEVNEAAAAVRELGGSVVEHYSSWLIIAEPHRSAAAGTAMYQSGVASIECIRGTPSERPHGPKEEAPRDPRRASVVGVQHPFGSVGLTGFEPATP, translated from the coding sequence ATGAGCGGGGCTGCACATTTCGATGGGCGCGCTGCAGACTATGCGCGAGCGCGTCCGCCATATCCACCGGCCCTGTGGAAGCGAGTGCAGGAGACGGGACTGCTCGAACCTGGTCGCCGTGCGGTTGACCTCGGCGCTGGCACCGGCCAAGCAACCGGCCCGTTGCTCACCGCCGGGCTGGACGTCGTCGCCGTCGAACCCGGTCCCAACCTGGCCGCCCTGCTGCAGCAGTCCTCCCCGCAGGCGAGGGTCGTGGTCGCGACCGCGGAGGACGTCCCGCTCGAGGCTGACTCGTTCGATCTGGCCGTCGTCGCCACCGCCGTGCATTGGATGGACCTGAGCATCGTCCTCCCGAAGGTGCACCGAGCCCTCAGAGAAGACGGCCGACTCTTGGTCTGGCGGAATGTGTTCGGCGACCCCGCTGCCCCGACGACGCCGTTCCGAGAGCGTGTGGCGGAGATCGTGCGCCGTCGGCCAACACCTCCGCGGCCCGGTGATGCCGAGGACGCACCTGCGACGGCGCGGAGCCTCACCCGCTCCGGCTTGTTCAGGGTCGAGGACATGAGCGGCTTCCGCTGGGATGTGCAACTCGACGACGACCAGGTACGTCTGCTGTTCAGTACGTTCAGCGACTGGTCCCCCGCCGAGGTCAACGAAGCCGCCGCTGCAGTTCGTGAACTCGGCGGTTCAGTCGTGGAGCACTACTCCTCGTGGCTCATCATCGCCGAACCGCATCGGAGCGCAGCTGCGGGAACCGCGATGTATCAGAGCGGTGTTGCGTCGATCGAGTGCATCCGGGGAACCCCAAGCGAACGGCCCCACGGCCCAAAGGAAGAAGCCCCTCGAGATCCTCGGAGGGCTTCCGTCGTGGGTGTCCAGCACCCCTTCGGTTCGGTCGGGCTGACAGGATTTGAACCTGCGACCCCTTGA
- a CDS encoding MarR family winged helix-turn-helix transcriptional regulator: protein MVLLPPGGLVAAACNGRLYAVATKTASDDLVQLFDDLVRVETRLYNAVSDTLRREHGIVATQYEFLLYFQDHPESRIADVATNFAAGVGAISKGVDRLAARGWVDRRPNPADGRSTLVSLTDTGAALVAAADVTFRRRLAELVARSVDDDQVEAVGALLHTLRAGLERDRLGLPVG from the coding sequence ATGGTGCTCCTCCCGCCGGGCGGTTTGGTTGCCGCGGCATGCAACGGTAGACTGTATGCCGTGGCAACCAAAACGGCAAGCGATGATCTCGTGCAGCTCTTCGACGACCTGGTTCGCGTCGAGACGCGTCTCTACAACGCAGTGAGTGACACCCTGCGTCGCGAGCACGGCATCGTGGCGACGCAGTACGAGTTCCTCCTCTACTTCCAGGATCACCCGGAGTCGCGGATCGCAGACGTCGCCACGAACTTCGCTGCCGGAGTCGGGGCGATCAGCAAGGGGGTGGATCGACTCGCCGCGCGCGGCTGGGTCGATCGTCGACCGAATCCCGCAGACGGACGATCGACTCTTGTGTCCTTGACTGACACGGGTGCCGCGCTCGTCGCTGCGGCGGACGTGACCTTCCGTCGCCGCCTTGCCGAACTCGTGGCCCGGAGCGTCGACGACGATCAGGTGGAGGCCGTCGGCGCACTCCTTCACACGCTCCGAGCCGGTCTGGAGCGTGACCGGCTCGGCCTGCCGGTTGGATGA